Proteins encoded within one genomic window of Etheostoma cragini isolate CJK2018 chromosome 21, CSU_Ecrag_1.0, whole genome shotgun sequence:
- the taok2b gene encoding serine/threonine-protein kinase TAO2 isoform X1, with product MPSSVRAGSLKDPEVAELFFREDPEKLFTDLREIGHGSFGAVYFAHDIRTNEVVAIKKMSYSGKQSNEKWQDIIKEVKFLQKLRHPNTVEYHGCYLREHTAWLVMEYCLGSASDLLEVHKKPLQEVEIAAITHGALQGLVYLHSHNMIHRDVKAGNILLTEPGQVKLGDFGSASIIAPANSFVGTPYWMAPEVILAMDEGQYDGKVDVWSLGITCIELAERKPPLFNMNAMSALYHIAQNESPVLQSNHWSDYFRNFVDSCLQKIAQDRPTSDVLLKHHFLCRERPMTAVMDLIARTKDAVRELDNLQYRKMKKILFHEAHNGPAPEGGEEEEDVEQYMLRTGTVNSMESSHSLPSMSISASSQSSSVNSLADGSDDSGEMAMMQEGEHTVTSNSSVLHKPLSHDNIYDDPYQPEVDPLREALSAGGGGGVGGGGGGGGGGGGGRRRRGRDHFATIRTASLVTRQIQEHEQGSALREQMSGYKRMRRQHQKQLMGLENKLKAEMDEHQLRLDKELENQRNSFSMEGEKLSKKHQAILEKEVSWWRTKAVLTEEKKFQQHILGQQKKELTGLLESQKRQYRQRKEQLKEELNENQSTPKREKQEWLVHQKECLQQLQAEEEAGLLRRQRQYYELQCRQYKRKMLLARHNLEQDLLREDLNKKQTLKDLECAMLLRHHESTQELEFRQLGLVQRTRADLIRTQHQTELTNQMEYNKRREQELRQKHAVEVRQQPKSLKSKELQIKRQFQDTCKIQTRQYKALRNHLLENTPKSDHKAVLKRLKDEQTRKLAILAEQYDHSINDMLSTQALRLDETQEAEYKVLRMQLQQELELLNAYQSKIKIHTDTQHDREVKDLEQRVSIRRALLEQRIEEEMLSLQNERSERIRTLLERQASEIESFDSESLRLGFSNMALTGIPSEAYPMQGYSNIPPPSSRSAGHWSHGMHPQSVPPQQHSRRSHNSSGSSSSSGIGSSSGAGDRRSESSSSSHALGMALGLGRDGREVHHSSRSSASSSSSSSSSSSHHQRHHLPQHYHHQSTPQLYRERERDREREREKEREREWAGVRGSGGDLAHPHPLPFSHHLPSRSSSQSLAMLPPPPPAPPSISGPSSSSSSSSSSQGGIYSGGGLGVRGAPSLLALRNSPQPLRRTASGGGPGGAGGSDGVLSRSTSVTSHISNGSHLSYS from the exons ATGCCGTCGAGTGTGCGGGCCGGGAGCCTGAAGGACCCGGAGGTGGCTGAGCTGTTCTTCAGGGAGGACCCTGAGAAGCTCTTCACGGACCTGAGGGAGATCGGCCATGGGAGCTTCGGAGCAGTCTACTTC GCCCATGACATCCGCACCAATGAGGTGGTGGCCATTAAGAAGATGTCCTACAGCGGCAAACAGTCCAATGAG AAATGGCAGGATATCATCAAGGAAGTGAAGTTCCTCCAGAAACTGCGTCACCCCAACACTGTTGAGTACCATGGCTGCTACTTGAGAGAGCACACAGCATGG CTGGTGATGGAGTACTGCTTGGGCTCAGCTTCTGACCTCTTAGAAG TCCACAAGAAACCTCTCCAGGAAGTGGAAATAGCTGCCATAACCCATGGTGCATTGCAGGGATTGGTGTATCTTCACTCTCACAACATGATTCACAG AGATGTGAAGGCAGGAAACATCTTGCTAACGGAGCCGGGTCAGGTCAAACTGGGAGACTTTGGGTCTGCCTCCATCATTGCCCCAGCCAACTCCTTCGTGGGAACACCTTACTG GATGGCCCCTGAGGTGATCCTGGCCATGGACGAGGGTCAGTACGACGGGAAGGTGGATGTGTGGTCACTTGGCATTACCTGCATAGAGCTGG CGGAAAGAAAGCCTCCTCTGTTCAACATGAATGCTATGAGTGCCTTATACCACATCGCCCAGAATGAAAGCCCTGTGTTGCAGTCTAATCACTG GTCGGATTATTTCCGCAATTTTGTGGACTCTTGTTTGCAAAAGATCGCCCAGGACAGACCTACCTCTGATGTGCTGCTCAAG CACCATTTCCTATGCAGAGAGCGGCCCATGACAGCTGTGATGGACCTGATCGCCCGCACCAAGGACGCTGTCCGGGAGCTGGACAACCTTCAGTACCGGAAGATGAAGAAAATCCTCTTCCATGAGGCACACAACGGCCCCGCACCAGAAGGAGGCGAAGAGGAAGAG GATGTGGAGCAGTATATGCTGCGCACCGGCACAGTCAACAGCATGGAGAGCTCCCACTCTTTGCCATCCATGTCAATCAGTGCCAGCTCCCAGAGCAGCTCAGTCAACAGCCTGGCAGACGGCTCCGACGACAGCGGGGAGATGGCCATGATGCAGGAGGGAGAGCACACCGTCACCTCTAACAGCTCCGTCCTGCACAAGCCCCTG AGCCATGACAACATCTACGATGATCCCTATCAGCCAGAGGTTGACCCACTACGAGAAGCGTTGTCTGCaggtggagggggaggagtcggaggaggcggaggaggaggaggaggaggaggaggagggaggcgTCGTCGAGGCAGAGATCATTTTGCCACCATCAGGACAGCTTCGCTCGTCACCCGTCAGATCCAGGAACATGAGCAGGGCTCGGCCCTGAGAGAGCAGATGTCTGG GTACAAGCGGATGCGCCGGCAGCACCAGAAGCAGCTGATGGGCCTGGAGAACAAGCTGAAGGCAGAGATGGACGAGCACCAGCTGAGACTGGACAAAGAGCTGGAGAATCAGAGGAACAGCTTTTCAATGGAGGGAGAAAAGCTCTCCAAGAAGCACCAGGCTATCCTTGAGAAGGAGGTGAGCTGGTGGAGG acaaaGGCAGTTCTAACTGAGGAGAAGAAGTTTCAGCAGCACATACTGGGCCAGCAAAAGAAAGAGTTGACGGGTCTGCTGGAGTCCCAGAAACGGCAGTATCGCCAACGCAAGGAGCAGCTCAAAGAG GAACTGAATGAGAACCAGTCAACACCAAAGCGGGAGAAACAAGAGTGGTTGGTGCATCAGAAAGAGtgtctgcagcagctgcaggccGAGGAAGAGGCAGGCCTGCTGCGGCGGCAGAGGCAGTATTACGAGCTGCAGTGTCGTCAGTACAAGAGGAAGATGCTGCTGGCACGCCACAACCTGGAGCAAGACCTGCTCCGAGag GACCTGAACAAGAAGCAGACTCTGAAGGACCTGGAGTGTGCAATGCTTCTACGTCACCACGAGTCCACCCAGGAGCTGGAGTTCCGCCAGCTGGGTTTGGTGCAGCGTACTCGGGCCGACTTGATCCGCACGCAGCACCAGACGGAGCTCACCAACCAGATGGAGTATAACAAGAGGCGGGAGCAGGAGCTGCGTCAGAAACATGCCGTGGAGGTCCGCCAGCAGCCCAAGAGCCTCAAA tcCAAAGAGCTGCAGATTAAGCGTCAGTTCCAGGACACCTGTAAGATCCAAACCCGTCAGTACAAGGCCCTGCGCAACCACCTGCTGGAGAACACGCCCAAGTCGGATCACAAGGCTGTGCTGAAGCGGCTGAAGGACGAGCAGACTCGTAAGCTGGCCATCCTGGCCGAGCAGTATGACCACTCCATCAATGACATGCTGTCGACACAGGCT CTGCGATTGGATGAGACCCAGGAAGCGGAGTACAAAGTGCTGCGgatgcagctgcagcaggagctGGAGCTGCTTAACGCCTACCAGAGCAAGATCAAGATCCACACCGACACGCAACACGATAGAGAGGTCAAGGACCTGGAACAGAGGGTGTCCATCCGCCGCGCTCTGCTGGAGCAGAGG ATCGAGGAAGAGATGCTGTCCCTGCAGAATGAGCGGTCGGAACGCATCCGCACCCTCCTGGAGCGGCAGGCCAGCGAGATCGAGTCCTTCGACTCCGAGAGCTTGCGTCTGGGCTTCAGCAACATGGCCCTGACAGGCATCCCCAGTGAGGCCTACCCCATGCAGGGCTACTCCAACATCCCGCCCCCCAGCTCCCGCTCCGCCGGCCACTGGAGCCACGGCATGCACCCGCAGAGCGTGCCCCCGCAGCAGCACTCCCGCCGCAGCCACaacagcagcggcagcagcagcagcagcggcatcGGTAGCAGCAGCGGAGCAGGGGACCGCAGGAGCgagtcttcctcttcctcccatgCCCTGGGAATGGCCCTGGGGCTGGGCAGAGACGGGAGGGAGGTGCACCACTCGTCCCGTTCCTccgcctcctcttcctcctcctcctcttcttcttcctctcaccACCAACGCCACCACCTGCCCCAGCACTACCACCACCAGAGCACGCCACAGCTCTACCGCGAGCGGGAGCGAGATCGGGAGAGGGAGcgggagaaggagagggagcgGGAGTGGGCTGGAGTGCGAGGCTCCGGCGGCGACCTGGCCCACCCACACCCCCTGCCCTTCTCCCATCACCTACCCTCACGCTCCTCCTCTCAGTCCCTGGCCATGCTACCTCCCCCACCGCCagcccctccctccatctccggcccgtcctcctcttcttcctcctcctcttcttcgcAGGGGGGGATCTACTCCGGCGGCGGGCTGGGTGTGCGCGGCGCCCCCAGCTTGTTGGCCCTGAGGAACAGCCCCCAACCTCTGAGGAGGACGGCTTCCGGCGGAGGGCCTGGGGGAGCCGGGGGCAGCGACGGCGTCCTGAGCCGAAGCACCTCGGTCACTTCGCACATCTCTAACGGCTCCCACCTCTCCTACTCTTAA
- the taok2b gene encoding serine/threonine-protein kinase TAO2 isoform X2: protein MPSSVRAGSLKDPEVAELFFREDPEKLFTDLREIGHGSFGAVYFAHDIRTNEVVAIKKMSYSGKQSNEKWQDIIKEVKFLQKLRHPNTVEYHGCYLREHTAWLVMEYCLGSASDLLEVHKKPLQEVEIAAITHGALQGLVYLHSHNMIHRDVKAGNILLTEPGQVKLGDFGSASIIAPANSFVGTPYWMAPEVILAMDEGQYDGKVDVWSLGITCIELAERKPPLFNMNAMSALYHIAQNESPVLQSNHWSDYFRNFVDSCLQKIAQDRPTSDVLLKHHFLCRERPMTAVMDLIARTKDAVRELDNLQYRKMKKILFHEAHNGPAPEGGEEEEDVEQYMLRTGTVNSMESSHSLPSMSISASSQSSSVNSLADGSDDSGEMAMMQEGEHTVTSNSSVLHKPLSHDNIYDDPYQPEVDPLREALSAGGGGGVGGGGGGGGGGGGGRRRRGRDHFATIRTASLVTRQIQEHEQGSALREQMSGYKRMRRQHQKQLMGLENKLKAEMDEHQLRLDKELENQRNSFSMEGEKLSKKHQAILEKETKAVLTEEKKFQQHILGQQKKELTGLLESQKRQYRQRKEQLKEELNENQSTPKREKQEWLVHQKECLQQLQAEEEAGLLRRQRQYYELQCRQYKRKMLLARHNLEQDLLREDLNKKQTLKDLECAMLLRHHESTQELEFRQLGLVQRTRADLIRTQHQTELTNQMEYNKRREQELRQKHAVEVRQQPKSLKSKELQIKRQFQDTCKIQTRQYKALRNHLLENTPKSDHKAVLKRLKDEQTRKLAILAEQYDHSINDMLSTQALRLDETQEAEYKVLRMQLQQELELLNAYQSKIKIHTDTQHDREVKDLEQRVSIRRALLEQRIEEEMLSLQNERSERIRTLLERQASEIESFDSESLRLGFSNMALTGIPSEAYPMQGYSNIPPPSSRSAGHWSHGMHPQSVPPQQHSRRSHNSSGSSSSSGIGSSSGAGDRRSESSSSSHALGMALGLGRDGREVHHSSRSSASSSSSSSSSSSHHQRHHLPQHYHHQSTPQLYRERERDREREREKEREREWAGVRGSGGDLAHPHPLPFSHHLPSRSSSQSLAMLPPPPPAPPSISGPSSSSSSSSSSQGGIYSGGGLGVRGAPSLLALRNSPQPLRRTASGGGPGGAGGSDGVLSRSTSVTSHISNGSHLSYS from the exons ATGCCGTCGAGTGTGCGGGCCGGGAGCCTGAAGGACCCGGAGGTGGCTGAGCTGTTCTTCAGGGAGGACCCTGAGAAGCTCTTCACGGACCTGAGGGAGATCGGCCATGGGAGCTTCGGAGCAGTCTACTTC GCCCATGACATCCGCACCAATGAGGTGGTGGCCATTAAGAAGATGTCCTACAGCGGCAAACAGTCCAATGAG AAATGGCAGGATATCATCAAGGAAGTGAAGTTCCTCCAGAAACTGCGTCACCCCAACACTGTTGAGTACCATGGCTGCTACTTGAGAGAGCACACAGCATGG CTGGTGATGGAGTACTGCTTGGGCTCAGCTTCTGACCTCTTAGAAG TCCACAAGAAACCTCTCCAGGAAGTGGAAATAGCTGCCATAACCCATGGTGCATTGCAGGGATTGGTGTATCTTCACTCTCACAACATGATTCACAG AGATGTGAAGGCAGGAAACATCTTGCTAACGGAGCCGGGTCAGGTCAAACTGGGAGACTTTGGGTCTGCCTCCATCATTGCCCCAGCCAACTCCTTCGTGGGAACACCTTACTG GATGGCCCCTGAGGTGATCCTGGCCATGGACGAGGGTCAGTACGACGGGAAGGTGGATGTGTGGTCACTTGGCATTACCTGCATAGAGCTGG CGGAAAGAAAGCCTCCTCTGTTCAACATGAATGCTATGAGTGCCTTATACCACATCGCCCAGAATGAAAGCCCTGTGTTGCAGTCTAATCACTG GTCGGATTATTTCCGCAATTTTGTGGACTCTTGTTTGCAAAAGATCGCCCAGGACAGACCTACCTCTGATGTGCTGCTCAAG CACCATTTCCTATGCAGAGAGCGGCCCATGACAGCTGTGATGGACCTGATCGCCCGCACCAAGGACGCTGTCCGGGAGCTGGACAACCTTCAGTACCGGAAGATGAAGAAAATCCTCTTCCATGAGGCACACAACGGCCCCGCACCAGAAGGAGGCGAAGAGGAAGAG GATGTGGAGCAGTATATGCTGCGCACCGGCACAGTCAACAGCATGGAGAGCTCCCACTCTTTGCCATCCATGTCAATCAGTGCCAGCTCCCAGAGCAGCTCAGTCAACAGCCTGGCAGACGGCTCCGACGACAGCGGGGAGATGGCCATGATGCAGGAGGGAGAGCACACCGTCACCTCTAACAGCTCCGTCCTGCACAAGCCCCTG AGCCATGACAACATCTACGATGATCCCTATCAGCCAGAGGTTGACCCACTACGAGAAGCGTTGTCTGCaggtggagggggaggagtcggaggaggcggaggaggaggaggaggaggaggaggagggaggcgTCGTCGAGGCAGAGATCATTTTGCCACCATCAGGACAGCTTCGCTCGTCACCCGTCAGATCCAGGAACATGAGCAGGGCTCGGCCCTGAGAGAGCAGATGTCTGG GTACAAGCGGATGCGCCGGCAGCACCAGAAGCAGCTGATGGGCCTGGAGAACAAGCTGAAGGCAGAGATGGACGAGCACCAGCTGAGACTGGACAAAGAGCTGGAGAATCAGAGGAACAGCTTTTCAATGGAGGGAGAAAAGCTCTCCAAGAAGCACCAGGCTATCCTTGAGAAGGAG acaaaGGCAGTTCTAACTGAGGAGAAGAAGTTTCAGCAGCACATACTGGGCCAGCAAAAGAAAGAGTTGACGGGTCTGCTGGAGTCCCAGAAACGGCAGTATCGCCAACGCAAGGAGCAGCTCAAAGAG GAACTGAATGAGAACCAGTCAACACCAAAGCGGGAGAAACAAGAGTGGTTGGTGCATCAGAAAGAGtgtctgcagcagctgcaggccGAGGAAGAGGCAGGCCTGCTGCGGCGGCAGAGGCAGTATTACGAGCTGCAGTGTCGTCAGTACAAGAGGAAGATGCTGCTGGCACGCCACAACCTGGAGCAAGACCTGCTCCGAGag GACCTGAACAAGAAGCAGACTCTGAAGGACCTGGAGTGTGCAATGCTTCTACGTCACCACGAGTCCACCCAGGAGCTGGAGTTCCGCCAGCTGGGTTTGGTGCAGCGTACTCGGGCCGACTTGATCCGCACGCAGCACCAGACGGAGCTCACCAACCAGATGGAGTATAACAAGAGGCGGGAGCAGGAGCTGCGTCAGAAACATGCCGTGGAGGTCCGCCAGCAGCCCAAGAGCCTCAAA tcCAAAGAGCTGCAGATTAAGCGTCAGTTCCAGGACACCTGTAAGATCCAAACCCGTCAGTACAAGGCCCTGCGCAACCACCTGCTGGAGAACACGCCCAAGTCGGATCACAAGGCTGTGCTGAAGCGGCTGAAGGACGAGCAGACTCGTAAGCTGGCCATCCTGGCCGAGCAGTATGACCACTCCATCAATGACATGCTGTCGACACAGGCT CTGCGATTGGATGAGACCCAGGAAGCGGAGTACAAAGTGCTGCGgatgcagctgcagcaggagctGGAGCTGCTTAACGCCTACCAGAGCAAGATCAAGATCCACACCGACACGCAACACGATAGAGAGGTCAAGGACCTGGAACAGAGGGTGTCCATCCGCCGCGCTCTGCTGGAGCAGAGG ATCGAGGAAGAGATGCTGTCCCTGCAGAATGAGCGGTCGGAACGCATCCGCACCCTCCTGGAGCGGCAGGCCAGCGAGATCGAGTCCTTCGACTCCGAGAGCTTGCGTCTGGGCTTCAGCAACATGGCCCTGACAGGCATCCCCAGTGAGGCCTACCCCATGCAGGGCTACTCCAACATCCCGCCCCCCAGCTCCCGCTCCGCCGGCCACTGGAGCCACGGCATGCACCCGCAGAGCGTGCCCCCGCAGCAGCACTCCCGCCGCAGCCACaacagcagcggcagcagcagcagcagcggcatcGGTAGCAGCAGCGGAGCAGGGGACCGCAGGAGCgagtcttcctcttcctcccatgCCCTGGGAATGGCCCTGGGGCTGGGCAGAGACGGGAGGGAGGTGCACCACTCGTCCCGTTCCTccgcctcctcttcctcctcctcctcttcttcttcctctcaccACCAACGCCACCACCTGCCCCAGCACTACCACCACCAGAGCACGCCACAGCTCTACCGCGAGCGGGAGCGAGATCGGGAGAGGGAGcgggagaaggagagggagcgGGAGTGGGCTGGAGTGCGAGGCTCCGGCGGCGACCTGGCCCACCCACACCCCCTGCCCTTCTCCCATCACCTACCCTCACGCTCCTCCTCTCAGTCCCTGGCCATGCTACCTCCCCCACCGCCagcccctccctccatctccggcccgtcctcctcttcttcctcctcctcttcttcgcAGGGGGGGATCTACTCCGGCGGCGGGCTGGGTGTGCGCGGCGCCCCCAGCTTGTTGGCCCTGAGGAACAGCCCCCAACCTCTGAGGAGGACGGCTTCCGGCGGAGGGCCTGGGGGAGCCGGGGGCAGCGACGGCGTCCTGAGCCGAAGCACCTCGGTCACTTCGCACATCTCTAACGGCTCCCACCTCTCCTACTCTTAA